Proteins encoded in a region of the bacterium genome:
- a CDS encoding ATP-binding cassette domain-containing protein: MAELVCRKVSVSFGGPVLLDGIDLAIEEGQRVGLLGRNGCGKSTLLRILGGALVPDEGELSLRRGVRVAGLEQEVPRAMEGTVTTQLESALASGPPLEAWEAESRIQQVVTQLGLQGDAAVAAMSAGSKRRVMLARALVMNPDVLLLDEPTNHLDVEAIRGLEEFLQRRAGALVFVTHDRTFLQSLATRIVDLDRGVLRSYDCDYETYLERRDARLEAELNANAQFDKLLAREETWVRRGLKARRTRNMGRVRALEEMRKQRAGRREEVGRVRAQVQEAERSGKVVIRAEELHHGYQGQALFDGFSCEIQRGDRIGILGPNGCGKTTLLQILLKELEPDEGSVLHGTKFAVARFDQLHSVLDETKTVQENVCDDGEIVTVGGKAQHVMGYLGAFLFTPEQVRGPITRLSGGERSRLQLARLLARPCNVLVLDEPTNDLDLETLELLEELLLEFQGTLLLVSHDRAFLDNVVTSTFVFEGNGELNEYVGGYRDWLRMTASRETPQEVKQAPAKVRSETTRSRKLSYKEKTELEAMPSRIETFETEKRAIEEKMADPSFYKSEGEAIAQSTTRLQELVDLLEHAYARWEELEAIGT; the protein is encoded by the coding sequence GTGGCGGAACTCGTTTGCAGGAAGGTCAGCGTTTCGTTCGGGGGGCCGGTGCTCCTCGACGGCATCGATCTCGCGATCGAGGAGGGGCAACGCGTAGGGCTCCTCGGACGCAACGGCTGCGGAAAATCGACCTTGTTGCGGATCCTCGGCGGAGCGCTCGTGCCCGACGAAGGCGAACTCTCCCTGCGCCGAGGCGTCCGGGTGGCAGGGCTGGAGCAGGAAGTGCCGCGTGCCATGGAGGGCACGGTCACGACACAGCTCGAATCCGCCCTGGCCAGCGGGCCGCCACTCGAAGCGTGGGAAGCCGAGAGCCGCATCCAACAGGTCGTGACCCAACTCGGCCTCCAGGGCGACGCGGCAGTGGCCGCGATGTCGGCGGGCTCCAAGCGGCGCGTGATGCTCGCCCGGGCACTGGTCATGAACCCGGACGTCTTGTTGCTCGATGAGCCGACGAACCATCTCGACGTCGAAGCCATCCGCGGACTGGAGGAATTCCTGCAGCGACGAGCGGGCGCGCTCGTCTTCGTCACCCATGACCGCACGTTCCTGCAGAGCCTCGCCACCCGGATCGTCGATCTCGACCGCGGCGTCCTGCGCAGCTACGACTGCGACTACGAGACCTATCTCGAGCGGCGCGACGCGCGGCTGGAGGCCGAGCTGAACGCCAATGCCCAATTCGACAAGCTGCTGGCCCGCGAAGAGACGTGGGTGCGGCGCGGCCTCAAGGCCCGTCGCACGCGCAACATGGGCCGCGTGCGCGCCCTCGAAGAGATGCGCAAACAGCGCGCCGGCCGACGAGAAGAGGTCGGACGCGTCCGAGCCCAGGTCCAGGAGGCGGAGCGCAGCGGAAAAGTCGTGATCCGGGCGGAGGAGTTGCATCACGGCTATCAGGGCCAGGCATTGTTCGACGGTTTCTCCTGCGAGATCCAGCGCGGCGATCGGATCGGCATCCTCGGTCCGAACGGATGCGGGAAGACGACACTCCTGCAGATCCTGCTGAAGGAGCTGGAACCCGACGAGGGCAGCGTCCTGCACGGAACGAAGTTCGCCGTGGCCCGTTTCGACCAGCTCCATTCGGTGCTCGACGAGACGAAAACCGTGCAGGAGAACGTCTGCGACGATGGAGAAATCGTCACCGTGGGCGGCAAGGCGCAGCACGTGATGGGCTACCTCGGAGCTTTCCTGTTCACACCCGAGCAGGTGCGGGGACCCATCACACGGCTCTCCGGCGGAGAGCGCAGCCGCCTCCAGCTCGCCCGGCTGCTCGCAAGGCCGTGCAACGTGCTGGTGCTCGACGAGCCGACGAATGACCTCGATCTCGAAACACTCGAGCTCCTCGAGGAACTGCTACTCGAATTCCAGGGAACGCTTCTCCTCGTCAGCCACGATCGCGCGTTCCTCGACAACGTCGTCACGTCGACGTTCGTCTTCGAGGGCAACGGGGAACTGAATGAATACGTCGGTGGCTACCGCGACTGGCTACGGATGACAGCTTCCCGCGAAACACCACAGGAGGTGAAACAAGCCCCGGCGAAGGTCCGCTCGGAGACGACTCGAAGCCGCAAGCTCTCCTACAAGGAGAAGACCGAACTCGAAGCCATGCCATCTCGAATCGAAACGTTCGAGACGGAGAAGCGCGCGATCGAAGAGAAGATGGCCGATCCATCGTTCTACAAATCGGAAGGCGAGGCCATCGCGCAATCAACGACACGCTTGCAGGAGCTCGTCGACCTGCTCGAGCATGCCTACGCGCGCTGGGAAGAGCTCGAGGCGATCGGCACCTAG